One Mangrovimonas cancribranchiae DNA segment encodes these proteins:
- a CDS encoding amidohydrolase family protein — MKSQFLYTVIVILFLVSCKQKSSKVSSLINYQGDETFSVIYGNATIGHLKTHIAGDTIQIDYAYKTNGRGPTIKETVVLNTDGYPVQWDITGNSTFGNPVDEHYTMAESLASWTDATGSDSTTVDKALWYINQSGSPYSIILTARNLLKSPDHSADVLPAGSLKLTEMEKTSITVDSITLDLTTYAMSGADLNPSYFIADSDLRLFALISPSFIMIREGFEEHEKKLRGYAERYSTERFESLQRKYAHNYGKNVRIDNVKIFDPKTLALTPLSSVLIDGEHIVSIDAPNTKGDGEIVIDGANGTLVAGMYEMHAHTADEDALLNVLAGVTSFRDMGNNNEVLDELVKKINSGVLAGPRIHRLGFIEGQSEYNANGGILVSSKEEALAAVDTYHEMGFYGVKLYNSMNGDWAPDIVDKAHEYGMFVCGHVPAFSNANDMLRAGFDEMTHINQTMLGWVLEPDEDTRTLLRLTALKRFPDLDLNSPKVQETLELFVTNNTAIDPTLAIHEVLMKARNGEVWEGTNDIIDHMPPNAQREFKVALSDVATPEEDQAYREGYEKIIETLKMMKEKGIFIVPGTDLGGAFFFHRELELYQQLGYTPAELLKLATYDMAQYLGDQDLGSIAPGKLADFFLIPGNPVEDIKAIKTISMVSRGGTIYYPSEVYPAFGIKPFTTIPKVVEE, encoded by the coding sequence ATGAAATCACAATTTCTCTACACTGTCATCGTCATATTATTTCTTGTTTCTTGTAAACAAAAATCTTCCAAAGTATCATCCTTAATAAACTATCAAGGAGATGAAACCTTTTCTGTTATCTATGGAAATGCTACTATAGGTCACCTTAAAACCCATATAGCTGGAGATACCATTCAAATAGATTACGCATATAAAACCAATGGTCGCGGACCTACCATAAAAGAAACAGTTGTGTTAAATACAGACGGCTATCCGGTTCAATGGGATATTACTGGAAATTCAACGTTTGGGAATCCTGTCGATGAACACTATACCATGGCTGAAAGCCTTGCTTCATGGACAGATGCCACCGGTAGTGATAGTACAACCGTAGACAAGGCCTTATGGTATATCAATCAATCTGGAAGTCCTTATTCAATAATTCTTACAGCACGAAACCTGTTAAAATCTCCCGATCATTCGGCAGATGTACTACCCGCAGGCTCTCTAAAGCTAACAGAAATGGAAAAAACAAGTATTACTGTTGATTCCATCACCCTAGATCTTACCACCTACGCAATGTCTGGAGCTGATTTAAACCCTTCTTATTTTATTGCTGATAGTGATTTACGTTTATTTGCTTTGATTAGTCCATCTTTTATTATGATTCGCGAAGGATTTGAAGAACATGAAAAAAAACTAAGGGGGTATGCCGAAAGATATTCCACAGAACGATTTGAATCACTACAAAGAAAATACGCCCATAACTATGGCAAAAATGTTCGTATTGACAATGTCAAAATATTCGACCCAAAAACATTAGCACTCACACCTCTATCATCAGTTTTAATAGATGGTGAACATATCGTAAGTATCGATGCCCCTAATACTAAAGGCGATGGTGAAATAGTCATTGATGGAGCTAACGGTACATTGGTAGCTGGTATGTATGAAATGCATGCACACACAGCAGATGAAGATGCCTTATTGAATGTACTAGCTGGAGTGACCTCTTTCCGGGATATGGGGAACAACAATGAAGTGTTGGATGAGTTAGTTAAAAAAATTAATTCTGGAGTTTTAGCAGGCCCCAGAATACATAGGCTGGGTTTTATTGAAGGGCAAAGTGAATACAATGCAAACGGTGGGATTTTGGTTTCTAGTAAAGAAGAAGCTCTTGCAGCTGTGGACACCTATCACGAGATGGGTTTTTACGGAGTAAAACTATACAACTCCATGAACGGAGATTGGGCGCCAGACATTGTCGATAAAGCACATGAGTATGGAATGTTTGTATGCGGACATGTCCCAGCATTCTCCAATGCAAATGATATGTTAAGGGCTGGTTTCGATGAAATGACACATATAAACCAAACCATGTTAGGCTGGGTATTAGAACCCGATGAAGATACACGAACACTACTTCGTCTTACGGCCTTAAAAAGATTTCCAGACTTAGACCTAAATAGTCCCAAAGTGCAAGAAACACTAGAATTATTTGTAACGAATAATACAGCAATAGACCCAACTTTGGCAATACATGAAGTATTAATGAAAGCTAGAAATGGAGAAGTCTGGGAAGGCACTAATGATATAATAGACCACATGCCTCCAAATGCACAGCGTGAATTTAAGGTTGCGCTGTCAGATGTGGCTACCCCAGAAGAAGACCAAGCTTATCGCGAGGGGTATGAAAAAATTATAGAGACCTTAAAAATGATGAAGGAAAAAGGAATCTTTATCGTACCCGGGACTGATTTGGGAGGGGCTTTCTTTTTCCATCGTGAATTAGAGCTTTACCAACAATTAGGTTATACACCAGCAGAACTTTTGAAACTGGCCACCTATGATATGGCGCAATATTTAGGAGATCAAGACCTAGGAAGCATTGCACCTGGAAAATTAGCCGATTTCTTCTTAATTCCTGGAAATCCAGTAGAGGACATCAAAGCTATAAAAACAATTTCTATGGTCTCTCGAGGTGGTACAATCTACTATCCTAGTGAAGTGTATCCAGCCTTTGGTATTAAGCCTTTTACTACAATACCTAAAGTGGTGGAAGAATAG
- a CDS encoding site-specific integrase yields the protein MSLLNDFITFEHRNEHDLEHDSEHNLRKKPQFSTPKIYNAKGDLSKRWYVYFSFRNPKTGKLERMKNIYGIANTYKKKEERFEVLSIYRKRLLILLKKGYNPFEDNKHLINKESQPEAVNTQNETSSIPKPIQQPITPVIQKQDNIATSNTEQETTGTSLEKAFGLSLHLKKNVVSERTLKDYRAHADKFISWLKDERPNITTIDMVDKAVIMTYLNEVLSRSSARNCNNYRTNLSSLMQTMEDNDIIPANHVKKIKALKTKPERNKTYSHKTQQDIFDYLKTEDPILLLYIKFISYNFLRPIEVCRLKIKDINVKEGLLQFKSKNNPLEVKRIPNILLKDLPDLSLLDGDMHLFTPEKIGGYWDIDETNKRNHFSARYRKVVKNHFKLGKNYGLYSFRHTFITKLYQSLIKNSTPHEVKSKIMLITGHSTMDALEKYLRSIDAAIPDDYSHLLK from the coding sequence ATGTCTTTATTAAACGATTTTATTACATTTGAACACAGAAATGAACACGATTTAGAACACGATTCGGAACACAATTTGAGAAAAAAGCCCCAATTTTCAACCCCAAAAATTTACAATGCTAAAGGTGATTTAAGTAAGCGTTGGTATGTCTATTTTTCTTTTAGAAACCCTAAAACGGGAAAATTAGAACGTATGAAAAATATTTATGGCATTGCTAATACTTACAAAAAGAAAGAAGAGCGTTTTGAGGTTTTAAGCATTTATAGAAAAAGACTCCTTATATTACTTAAAAAAGGCTACAATCCTTTTGAGGATAACAAGCATTTAATAAACAAAGAGAGTCAACCTGAAGCCGTAAACACCCAAAACGAAACGTCCTCTATACCAAAACCAATACAACAGCCTATCACCCCAGTAATTCAAAAGCAAGACAACATAGCTACAAGTAATACTGAGCAAGAAACAACAGGCACATCGCTAGAAAAAGCCTTTGGTTTAAGCTTGCACTTAAAAAAGAATGTTGTTAGCGAAAGAACGCTTAAGGATTATCGAGCTCATGCAGATAAATTTATTAGTTGGCTTAAAGATGAACGCCCTAACATAACAACCATAGACATGGTCGATAAGGCTGTTATTATGACGTATCTTAATGAGGTACTATCAAGGTCGAGTGCTAGAAATTGCAATAATTATAGAACCAATCTTAGTTCTTTAATGCAAACTATGGAAGATAACGATATCATTCCCGCTAATCATGTGAAGAAAATAAAGGCGCTAAAAACAAAACCTGAACGTAACAAGACGTATTCTCATAAAACACAGCAAGATATTTTCGACTACTTAAAAACGGAAGATCCTATCCTACTCTTATACATCAAATTTATTTCCTATAACTTTTTAAGACCTATAGAAGTTTGTAGGCTTAAAATTAAAGACATCAATGTTAAGGAGGGATTACTTCAATTTAAGTCAAAAAACAACCCGCTAGAAGTTAAGCGTATTCCCAACATATTATTAAAAGACCTACCTGACTTATCCCTGCTTGATGGCGATATGCATTTATTTACACCAGAAAAAATAGGTGGTTATTGGGATATTGATGAAACAAACAAAAGAAACCACTTCTCTGCGCGCTATAGAAAAGTCGTTAAAAACCATTTTAAGCTTGGTAAAAACTACGGGTTATACAGTTTTAGACACACCTTTATAACCAAGCTTTATCAATCCTTAATAAAAAACAGTACACCGCATGAAGTTAAAAGTAAAATCATGTTAATTACAGGGCATTCAACCATGGATGCTTTAGAGAAATATTTACGTAGTATTGATGCGGCTATCCCTGATGACTATTCGCATTTATTAAAATAG
- a CDS encoding START-like domain-containing protein, translated as MDDKIKYEMEFPIHASPQLLYQYISTPSGLSEWFAENVNSRGELFKFIWDGAEEQAKLLSKKSGERVKFRWIDDEDSSYYFEIKIQVDEITKDVSLIITDYTEEDELDEAKMLWENQISDLKQVLGSA; from the coding sequence ATGGACGATAAGATTAAGTACGAAATGGAATTCCCCATTCATGCGTCACCGCAATTGCTTTACCAATATATATCAACACCTTCTGGATTATCAGAATGGTTTGCTGAAAATGTAAACTCCAGAGGAGAACTTTTTAAATTTATTTGGGACGGGGCAGAAGAGCAAGCCAAACTTTTAAGTAAAAAAAGTGGCGAACGCGTTAAATTTAGATGGATTGATGACGAGGATTCATCTTACTATTTTGAAATTAAAATTCAAGTAGATGAAATCACTAAAGATGTGTCATTAATCATAACTGATTACACTGAGGAAGATGAGCTAGATGAAGCAAAAATGCTTTGGGAAAATCAAATTTCCGATTTAAAGCAAGTCTTAGGCTCAGCATAA
- a CDS encoding aminotransferase class IV produces the protein MINLNGTLSKNEDTLSYNNRGFNYGDALFETIKVVHGKVLFLEDHYFRLMASMRILRMEIPMSFTMEFIKEAVLKTVEANQLSKRTARVKIVVFRETGGLYLPKNKAVGYVISVTSLESDFYLLDESAYEVDLFKDYYVSPDLLSTLKTNNKAINVVGSVYASENDLANCLLLNTNKSVVEALNGNLFLVKGNEIKTPPISDGCLKGVLRKQLIDIIKMLPDYTLVEESISPFELQRVDEMFITNVITGIQPISKYRKKTYTTKVAKLLLQKLNVKVRLSS, from the coding sequence ATGATAAATCTTAACGGTACATTAAGTAAAAACGAAGACACGCTTTCTTACAACAATAGAGGATTTAACTATGGCGATGCCCTTTTTGAAACCATAAAAGTAGTACACGGTAAAGTTCTTTTTTTAGAAGATCATTATTTTAGGTTAATGGCTTCTATGCGCATTTTACGTATGGAAATTCCTATGAGTTTTACTATGGAATTTATTAAAGAAGCGGTTTTAAAAACAGTAGAAGCCAACCAGCTAAGTAAACGTACAGCTAGAGTAAAAATAGTGGTGTTTAGAGAAACAGGAGGTTTGTATTTGCCAAAAAATAAAGCTGTTGGTTATGTGATTTCTGTGACTTCTTTAGAAAGTGATTTTTATTTATTAGATGAATCGGCTTACGAAGTAGATTTATTTAAAGATTACTATGTGTCTCCTGATTTATTATCAACCCTAAAAACCAATAACAAAGCGATTAATGTAGTTGGTAGTGTGTATGCTAGTGAGAATGATTTAGCAAATTGTTTGTTGTTAAATACAAATAAAAGTGTTGTAGAAGCTTTAAATGGTAACTTATTTTTAGTAAAAGGGAATGAAATAAAAACGCCACCAATTTCCGATGGTTGTTTAAAAGGGGTGTTAAGAAAACAACTTATAGACATTATTAAAATGCTACCCGATTATACTTTGGTCGAAGAATCGATATCACCTTTTGAGTTACAACGAGTAGACGAAATGTTTATAACAAATGTAATAACAGGGATTCAGCCTATATCGAAATATAGAAAGAAAACCTACACAACAAAAGTTGCTAAGTTATTATTGCAAAAACTTAATGTGAAAGTAAGGCTATCTAGTTAA
- a CDS encoding YqgE/AlgH family protein: protein MITLQPKKGNLLIAEPSIIGDISFNRSIVLLADHTDEGSIGFILNKPLDFTLNDIIPSINAKFKVYNGGPVEQDNLYFIHKVPDLIPNSIEISLGIYWGGDFNQVAELISNGGLTESDIKFFLGYSGWTTNQLEQELKLSSWVVTENIYKKSVIEKDYQSFWKEKMLELGGEYSIWSNAPENPSFN, encoded by the coding sequence ATGATTACACTTCAGCCAAAAAAGGGTAATTTATTAATCGCCGAACCATCTATAATTGGCGATATCTCTTTTAACAGATCGATTGTTCTTTTAGCAGATCATACTGATGAAGGCTCGATAGGTTTTATTTTAAATAAACCGTTAGATTTTACACTTAACGACATTATTCCATCTATAAACGCTAAGTTTAAAGTTTATAATGGCGGCCCTGTAGAACAGGATAACCTTTACTTTATTCATAAAGTACCCGATTTAATCCCTAATAGTATAGAAATATCTTTAGGCATTTATTGGGGTGGCGACTTTAACCAGGTAGCCGAGCTTATTTCGAATGGCGGACTTACAGAAAGTGATATAAAATTCTTTCTAGGCTATTCGGGCTGGACAACCAATCAACTTGAACAAGAACTTAAACTAAGCTCTTGGGTTGTTACAGAAAATATTTATAAAAAATCTGTTATTGAAAAAGATTACCAATCTTTTTGGAAAGAAAAAATGCTTGAATTAGGTGGCGAATACAGTATTTGGTCTAACGCACCAGAAAATCCAAGTTTTAACTAG
- a CDS encoding HU family DNA-binding protein yields the protein MNKSDLIDAMAEHAGITKAAAKKALECMLIEIEGALQKGNRVSLVGFGSWSVSRRAAREGRNPQTGKTIKIKAKNVVKFKAGSDLSSAVN from the coding sequence ATGAACAAATCAGATTTAATCGATGCAATGGCAGAACACGCTGGAATTACTAAAGCTGCTGCTAAAAAAGCTTTAGAGTGTATGCTAATCGAAATTGAAGGAGCATTACAAAAAGGAAACCGCGTTTCTTTAGTAGGTTTTGGTTCTTGGTCAGTATCTAGAAGAGCTGCAAGAGAAGGAAGAAACCCACAAACTGGAAAAACTATAAAAATCAAAGCTAAAAACGTAGTAAAGTTTAAAGCTGGTTCAGATTTATCTAGCGCTGTAAACTAA
- the fmt gene encoding methionyl-tRNA formyltransferase: MTNKLRIVFMGTPDFAVATLQSLLDHNYNIVGVITAPDKPAGRGRKLHESAVKVFAKKHDLHILQPTNLKDQDFIEDLKSLQANLQIVVAFRMLPKVVWQMPELGTFNLHASLLPNYRGAAPINWAIINGETKTGVSTFFIDEKIDTGEMILQKEVPIDFNENAGSLHDKLMHTGKELVIDTVQLIEQGNVKTTPQPQISNIKTAYKLNRDNCKIDWQKPIQDIYNKIRGLSPYPAAWTILKNGDEELDVKIYAASINEDSHTFDIGSVITTKKDIKIAVENGFVIIDDIKLPGKRKMKSKDLLNGYHFQENAKVL; encoded by the coding sequence ATGACAAATAAATTACGCATTGTTTTTATGGGAACGCCAGATTTTGCTGTAGCGACATTGCAATCTCTATTAGACCATAATTATAATATAGTTGGCGTTATTACAGCTCCCGACAAACCTGCTGGACGCGGTAGAAAACTCCATGAAAGCGCGGTAAAAGTATTTGCCAAGAAACACGATTTACATATTTTACAACCTACAAACTTAAAAGACCAAGATTTTATTGAAGACTTAAAAAGCCTTCAAGCCAACTTACAAATAGTTGTTGCCTTTAGAATGCTTCCTAAAGTTGTCTGGCAAATGCCAGAATTAGGAACGTTTAACCTTCATGCGTCCTTATTACCTAACTACCGTGGTGCAGCCCCAATTAATTGGGCTATTATTAACGGTGAAACCAAAACAGGTGTTTCCACCTTCTTTATTGATGAAAAAATTGACACAGGTGAAATGATACTTCAAAAGGAAGTTCCTATTGATTTTAATGAAAATGCGGGTAGTCTTCACGACAAACTAATGCATACTGGCAAAGAACTGGTTATAGATACTGTACAACTTATAGAACAAGGGAATGTTAAAACAACTCCACAACCACAAATATCAAATATCAAAACAGCCTATAAATTAAATCGAGACAATTGTAAAATAGACTGGCAAAAACCTATACAAGACATCTATAATAAAATCCGTGGGTTAAGTCCGTACCCAGCTGCTTGGACTATTCTAAAAAATGGTGATGAAGAATTAGACGTAAAGATTTACGCAGCCAGTATTAATGAAGATTCCCACACATTTGATATAGGATCCGTCATAACCACAAAAAAAGATATAAAAATTGCTGTAGAAAATGGATTTGTAATAATAGATGATATCAAGTTACCTGGAAAGCGAAAAATGAAAAGTAAAGATCTTTTAAATGGATATCATTTTCAAGAAAATGCTAAAGTGCTCTAA
- a CDS encoding RecQ family ATP-dependent DNA helicase, translating to MQQPLDILERFWGYTSFKPLQDVVINDVLNGNDTLALMPTGGGKSMCFQIPALIKDGICIVVSPLVALMKDQVQQLNNKGIKALCLTSGISYSDLDTFLDNCIYGNYKFLYLSPERLQQELVQDRIRQMNVNLIAVDEAHCISQWGNDFRPAYKNISLLRELKPHVNCIALTASATEKVVEDIVTNLDFVSPKIHKQSFERSNLAYMVFHEEDKLYRLETILKKNPASSIVYVRNRKATLDTASKLEQLGFSATYYHGGLSNKEKEQHQYQWINNQKMVMVATNAFGMGIDKPNVKTVIHLHLPESIESYFQEAGRAGRNGNKAFAVILKNNSDKQLVENQFLSILPAIKKVKHIYKKLCNYFQISYGEGSYETFDFKFNHFCKTYELNGLLAYNTLLMLDRTSVITLSKQFNKKTTVKFIVTDTTLFAYLSKQSLKVTLIVKTILRTYGGIFEHDIKINPVLVSSKSNISEDDVIQVLKQLEADNIIALYLTTTDAQITFIEPREDDKTINRISHIIKQQNELKQQQVSSILKYIDNTTTCRSVQLLSYFGETNTRGCGICSVCIQQKTKTTPLVNDVKALILHHLKVTHKSSRELTELTKLSKNSIHQAIKQLLEEGVISVTVKNTYKINKK from the coding sequence ATGCAACAACCCTTAGACATATTGGAGCGTTTTTGGGGATATACCTCGTTTAAACCGTTACAAGATGTTGTTATAAATGATGTTTTAAATGGTAATGACACTTTGGCACTTATGCCAACAGGTGGCGGAAAATCTATGTGTTTTCAAATACCTGCATTAATAAAGGATGGTATTTGCATTGTTGTATCGCCTTTAGTGGCTTTAATGAAAGACCAAGTACAACAACTAAATAATAAAGGCATAAAAGCGCTTTGTTTAACTAGCGGGATTTCTTATAGTGATTTAGATACGTTTTTAGATAACTGTATTTATGGAAATTATAAATTTCTATATTTATCGCCCGAGCGACTTCAACAAGAATTAGTACAAGATCGAATTAGGCAAATGAATGTTAACCTAATTGCTGTAGATGAAGCTCATTGTATCTCGCAATGGGGAAACGATTTTCGTCCAGCATACAAAAACATTAGTCTATTAAGAGAGTTAAAGCCACATGTTAATTGTATTGCTTTAACGGCTTCGGCAACAGAAAAAGTTGTTGAAGATATTGTTACAAACTTAGATTTTGTTTCACCTAAAATACACAAACAATCTTTTGAGCGCTCTAACTTAGCTTACATGGTTTTTCATGAAGAGGACAAACTTTATAGGCTAGAAACTATTCTAAAAAAGAATCCTGCTTCATCTATCGTTTATGTTAGAAACCGAAAAGCAACTCTAGATACAGCTTCTAAGCTAGAGCAATTAGGATTCTCTGCTACTTATTACCACGGCGGATTATCTAATAAAGAGAAAGAGCAACATCAATACCAATGGATTAACAATCAAAAAATGGTTATGGTTGCTACCAATGCGTTTGGTATGGGCATTGACAAACCCAATGTAAAAACCGTTATTCATTTACATTTACCCGAAAGTATTGAAAGTTATTTTCAAGAAGCTGGACGTGCTGGTAGAAATGGCAACAAAGCGTTTGCCGTAATCTTAAAAAATAATAGCGATAAACAACTGGTAGAAAATCAGTTTTTAAGCATTTTACCTGCTATAAAAAAAGTCAAGCATATTTATAAAAAACTATGCAACTACTTTCAAATTTCTTATGGAGAAGGAAGCTATGAAACGTTTGATTTTAAGTTTAACCATTTCTGCAAAACATACGAACTAAATGGGCTTTTAGCATACAATACATTATTAATGCTAGATAGAACAAGTGTTATTACACTTTCCAAACAGTTTAATAAAAAAACAACGGTTAAGTTTATTGTAACTGATACAACTTTATTTGCTTATTTAAGCAAACAATCCTTAAAAGTTACCCTTATCGTAAAAACTATTTTACGAACTTACGGCGGTATTTTTGAACACGATATAAAAATAAACCCTGTTTTAGTTTCTAGTAAGTCTAACATTTCTGAGGACGATGTTATTCAGGTTTTAAAACAATTGGAAGCCGATAACATTATTGCACTTTACCTTACAACTACAGATGCACAAATTACCTTTATTGAACCTCGAGAAGACGATAAAACTATTAATAGAATATCGCATATTATCAAGCAACAAAATGAACTAAAGCAGCAACAAGTCTCTTCTATATTAAAATACATTGACAACACCACGACTTGTCGCAGTGTACAATTACTATCCTATTTTGGCGAAACCAATACAAGAGGCTGTGGAATTTGTTCGGTTTGCATTCAACAAAAAACAAAAACAACACCTCTTGTAAACGATGTAAAAGCCTTAATTTTGCATCATTTAAAAGTAACTCATAAAAGTTCTAGAGAACTAACAGAGCTTACAAAGCTATCTAAAAACAGTATACACCAAGCTATAAAACAACTTTTAGAAGAAGGTGTTATTAGTGTAACGGTAAAAAACACATACAAAATCAATAAAAAATGA